From a single Couchioplanes caeruleus genomic region:
- a CDS encoding alpha/beta fold hydrolase: protein MTSQVDEACVLTEGPWTHRFVGANGSRFHVVEAGTGPLVLLLHGFPEHWWAWHDVMTRLADAGFRAVAMDLRGYGASDKPPRGYDGYTMAADVTGLIRALGERSAMIVGTGAGGMIGWTAAAFHPKMVSRLVVLGAAHPLRLRAALFADPRGQIAATAPTLKFQVPRYEHVLTRDDAALVGELIERWSGPQWTQTPEHHDYVARCREAMQIPQAAFCALEAYRWVFRSALRLQGYRFVKLMQRPLTTPTLQMHGALDTAVLPRTAQGSGRYVIAPYEWRLIEDAGHFLHLEAADVVTGEILRWLKA, encoded by the coding sequence ATGACTTCGCAGGTGGACGAGGCGTGCGTGCTCACGGAGGGTCCCTGGACCCACCGTTTCGTCGGCGCCAACGGCAGCCGCTTCCACGTCGTCGAGGCGGGCACCGGACCCCTCGTGCTCCTGCTGCACGGCTTCCCGGAGCACTGGTGGGCCTGGCACGACGTCATGACCCGGCTCGCCGACGCGGGCTTCCGGGCGGTCGCCATGGACCTGCGCGGGTACGGCGCCAGCGACAAGCCGCCCCGGGGGTACGACGGCTACACCATGGCCGCCGACGTGACCGGCCTGATCCGGGCCCTCGGCGAACGCTCGGCCATGATCGTCGGTACGGGGGCCGGCGGCATGATCGGCTGGACGGCCGCGGCGTTCCACCCCAAGATGGTCAGCCGCCTCGTCGTGCTCGGCGCGGCGCACCCGCTGCGCCTGCGGGCGGCCCTGTTCGCCGACCCGCGAGGTCAGATCGCCGCGACCGCCCCGACGTTGAAGTTCCAGGTCCCCCGCTACGAGCACGTCCTCACCCGGGACGACGCCGCCCTCGTCGGCGAGCTGATCGAGCGGTGGAGCGGTCCCCAGTGGACGCAGACGCCGGAACACCACGACTACGTGGCGCGATGCCGGGAAGCCATGCAGATCCCGCAGGCGGCGTTCTGCGCGCTGGAGGCGTACCGCTGGGTGTTCCGCTCGGCGCTGCGGCTGCAGGGTTACCGCTTCGTGAAGCTCATGCAGCGGCCCCTGACCACACCCACCCTGCAGATGCACGGCGCGCTGGACACGGCCGTCCTGCCCCGCACCGCCCAGGGTTCGGGCCGGTACGTCATCGCCCCGTACGAGTGGCGCCTCATCGAGGACGCCGGGCACTTCCTGCACCTGGAGGCGGCGGACGTGGTGACGGGCGAGATCCTGCGCTGGCTCAAGGCCTGA
- a CDS encoding SseB family protein, translated as MTEWEPATDAEVAMRNALRTDDQESYFRILAGVDLLLPVSADALAGLEPLGWGTWSTGGRTHVLAFTSPSALQACLSDYTGSARRVPYAELAETWPNLEWWLAVNPGLPIEGYLPAWFVAQLSRGDLRLPKRGPARQGTGRLKDLQAAAMAANAAAAQGYAAPESGGPVSGGPMSGAPVSGGSVPAGSVSAGHMSGDPVSGGSVAAGRMAAGHMAGQMSAGQMTAGQVSGGPASAGNRQGAPAPNGQSAAAPGASGAVAAGAVGFGPGQQPGATATPPAPGARPGSSAAGPVGPGGLPVRTPGAVLPSGLPSRVPATPPGMGGVGDTSSFSGFTSGGGRAPQQDPGGTATSPAAFAGGAVRPAAPPSAVPPGSALDALASRSGTTPPPAGGSALDALGSRAAAPTTAAPTSAGPATAGPAAAGTAPGSTRAGGAKPNGAGSDSAGQDGAAPDGTNADGAKTGGATAARLAAGDLARGGVTPSGAPTGTDGNEAGGDDALPALQRPDGRLPTRTPMAQTPPLPSHLTPAEQAEAAAQADAAPQAGAAGQAGAGPLLPRRQVTPPSERPSSMAAAAQALAARGEAGATPSDGPALGEAPTSTNLAADQAARSLASGQAPTAAPKSSIAPPVIPGAGGANRVGDGSRAGDANRVGDANRLGSGSRPSGPIVPAPATRPSVPPASAGQPASVGQPASVGQPSEAVGHPAEAQVEESQAPDAASATTGIGLPRRSPAPIADRAGPAEGPAAAAGPRYEQAGLDATARIELGASTSGGWPARADGPVDEDDFIPANETERDLYQATIDHSTDAFLSTLLLATVLVPVGPQSRPGSSPGESGFVFRTEDVDAERYLVVFTSRDRLGEHYLEPARTVAVRFVDLIRNWPDPAWSFAVNPGSAVGARYPGPQVIALANWAIEAGLGGEPVEVQADSPKALPQRAHETDVRPTMMQKTVPVEQIDYYLERGYDRVAGFVHRSAEVEHLRVPGELYSALGLLYDGSPYQGDAKEAYVLRWPAYRPSLYRIPYGGQSEQALRAMDGWVIERPPFRGNGFAPGEGKDVIAEFKVDSVRLPHGAQLWRLDGDGAERIVAIFDADAPMWRKVGEADA; from the coding sequence GTGACCGAGTGGGAACCGGCTACGGACGCCGAAGTCGCGATGCGCAACGCCCTGCGCACCGATGATCAGGAGTCCTACTTCCGCATTCTCGCCGGCGTCGACCTGCTGCTGCCCGTCTCCGCGGACGCTCTGGCGGGGCTCGAGCCGCTGGGCTGGGGCACGTGGAGCACCGGCGGGCGTACGCACGTGCTGGCCTTCACCTCCCCGTCGGCGCTACAGGCCTGCCTGTCCGACTACACCGGTTCCGCGCGGCGCGTGCCGTACGCCGAACTGGCCGAGACGTGGCCGAACCTCGAATGGTGGCTGGCGGTCAATCCCGGCCTCCCGATCGAGGGTTACCTACCGGCCTGGTTCGTCGCCCAGCTGAGCCGCGGTGATCTGCGGCTCCCCAAGCGCGGCCCGGCGCGGCAGGGCACCGGCCGGCTCAAGGATCTGCAGGCGGCGGCCATGGCGGCCAACGCGGCGGCGGCCCAGGGATACGCTGCGCCAGAGTCGGGCGGGCCGGTCTCGGGCGGCCCCATGTCCGGCGCCCCGGTGTCCGGGGGTTCCGTGCCGGCCGGTTCGGTTTCGGCCGGTCACATGTCCGGTGACCCGGTGTCCGGTGGTTCCGTGGCCGCCGGTCGAATGGCCGCCGGTCACATGGCCGGCCAGATGTCCGCTGGGCAGATGACGGCCGGGCAGGTTTCGGGCGGTCCGGCGTCGGCGGGGAACCGTCAGGGTGCGCCGGCTCCGAACGGCCAGAGCGCCGCGGCTCCCGGCGCGTCGGGGGCCGTAGCCGCGGGGGCCGTCGGCTTCGGGCCTGGTCAGCAGCCTGGCGCCACCGCCACCCCGCCCGCACCCGGCGCCCGGCCCGGGTCCTCGGCGGCCGGCCCGGTCGGTCCCGGCGGGCTTCCGGTCCGTACGCCCGGAGCGGTCCTGCCGAGTGGCCTGCCGTCCCGGGTTCCGGCGACACCGCCCGGCATGGGTGGTGTGGGGGACACGTCCAGTTTCAGCGGTTTCACGAGCGGTGGCGGGCGCGCGCCTCAGCAGGATCCCGGTGGTACGGCCACCTCGCCTGCGGCGTTCGCCGGGGGTGCGGTTCGGCCTGCGGCGCCACCGTCGGCGGTTCCGCCGGGAAGCGCGTTGGACGCGCTGGCCAGCAGGTCCGGTACGACGCCGCCGCCGGCTGGTGGCAGCGCCCTCGACGCCCTGGGCAGCCGCGCAGCCGCCCCGACGACAGCCGCCCCGACCTCTGCCGGCCCGGCAACAGCCGGTCCGGCGGCCGCCGGCACGGCGCCCGGCAGCACCAGGGCGGGTGGCGCGAAGCCGAACGGCGCGGGATCGGACAGCGCCGGACAAGACGGCGCGGCGCCGGACGGCACGAACGCGGATGGCGCAAAGACAGGCGGTGCGACGGCAGCTCGCCTGGCAGCCGGTGACCTGGCACGCGGGGGCGTGACCCCGAGCGGTGCGCCTACCGGAACGGACGGGAACGAGGCCGGCGGCGACGACGCTCTGCCTGCACTGCAACGGCCCGACGGCCGGCTTCCCACGCGTACGCCGATGGCGCAGACGCCGCCGCTGCCCAGCCACCTCACGCCCGCCGAGCAGGCCGAGGCCGCCGCTCAGGCCGATGCTGCCCCCCAGGCTGGGGCTGCGGGTCAGGCCGGTGCGGGTCCGCTGCTGCCGCGTCGTCAGGTGACTCCGCCGTCCGAACGGCCTTCCTCCATGGCGGCTGCCGCACAGGCTCTTGCCGCTAGGGGCGAGGCCGGGGCCACGCCGTCGGACGGTCCGGCTCTGGGCGAGGCGCCGACCTCCACCAACCTCGCGGCGGACCAGGCCGCGCGGAGCCTCGCGTCCGGCCAGGCGCCTACCGCAGCTCCGAAGTCCAGCATCGCGCCCCCGGTCATCCCCGGCGCGGGCGGTGCGAACCGCGTGGGCGACGGAAGCCGCGCCGGCGACGCGAACCGCGTGGGCGATGCGAACCGCTTGGGCAGCGGGAGCCGTCCGAGCGGCCCGATCGTGCCCGCCCCGGCCACCCGGCCGTCCGTCCCGCCGGCATCGGCGGGCCAGCCGGCATCGGTGGGCCAGCCGGCATCGGTGGGCCAGCCGTCGGAAGCCGTCGGCCACCCCGCCGAAGCCCAGGTAGAGGAAAGCCAGGCGCCCGACGCCGCGTCGGCCACGACGGGTATCGGCCTCCCACGGCGTTCCCCCGCCCCGATCGCCGACCGCGCGGGCCCCGCAGAGGGACCGGCTGCGGCGGCGGGCCCGAGGTACGAGCAGGCAGGCCTCGACGCCACCGCCCGCATCGAGCTCGGCGCCTCCACCTCAGGTGGGTGGCCGGCTCGGGCCGATGGGCCGGTGGACGAGGACGACTTCATTCCGGCGAACGAGACGGAACGTGACCTCTACCAGGCCACCATCGACCACAGCACCGACGCCTTCCTCTCCACTCTCCTGCTCGCCACGGTGCTCGTGCCGGTGGGTCCGCAGTCGCGGCCGGGGAGTTCGCCGGGCGAGTCCGGGTTTGTGTTCCGTACCGAGGACGTGGACGCTGAGCGGTATCTGGTGGTGTTCACGAGCCGGGACCGGCTGGGTGAGCATTACCTGGAGCCTGCCCGTACGGTTGCCGTCCGGTTCGTTGATCTGATCCGCAACTGGCCCGACCCGGCCTGGTCCTTCGCCGTCAATCCGGGCAGCGCCGTGGGCGCCCGGTATCCCGGTCCGCAGGTCATCGCGCTGGCCAACTGGGCGATCGAGGCGGGGCTGGGTGGCGAGCCCGTCGAGGTGCAGGCGGACAGTCCGAAGGCGTTGCCGCAGCGGGCGCATGAGACCGATGTGCGGCCGACGATGATGCAGAAGACCGTGCCGGTGGAGCAGATCGACTACTACCTGGAGCGCGGGTACGACCGGGTCGCCGGGTTCGTGCACCGGTCCGCCGAGGTGGAGCATCTGCGGGTGCCGGGCGAGCTCTACTCGGCGCTCGGCCTGCTCTATGACGGGTCGCCCTATCAGGGCGATGCCAAGGAGGCGTACGTGCTCCGCTGGCCGGCTTACCGGCCCAGCCTCTACCGCATCCCGTACGGCGGGCAGAGCGAGCAGGCGTTGCGGGCCATGGACGGCTGGGTGATCGAGCGGCCGCCGTTCCGGGGCAACGGGTTCGCCCCGGGCGAGGGCAAGGACGTGATCGCCGAGTTCAAGGTGGACAGTGTGCGGCTGCCGCACGGTGCCCAGCTGTGGCGCCTCGACGGGGACGGGGCCGAGCGGATCGTCGCGATCTTCGACGCCGACGCTCCGATGTGGCGCAAGGTGGGAGAGGCTGATGCGTGA
- a CDS encoding WXG100 family type VII secretion target, giving the protein MNDGLLRVNFGALAQAGADIQKAVNELENQLSQLEADARPLVATWEGKAQDAYAQRQHKWTTASTDLKNILRDIKIAVDQSAQDYATTENNAEKRFTH; this is encoded by the coding sequence ATGAACGACGGTTTGCTGCGGGTGAACTTCGGTGCCCTGGCCCAGGCCGGTGCCGACATCCAGAAGGCTGTGAACGAGCTCGAGAATCAGCTCAGCCAGCTCGAGGCCGACGCGCGCCCGCTGGTCGCGACGTGGGAGGGCAAGGCGCAGGACGCGTACGCCCAGCGTCAGCACAAGTGGACCACCGCGTCCACCGATCTGAAGAACATCCTCCGCGACATCAAGATCGCGGTGGACCAGTCGGCGCAGGACTACGCGACGACGGAGAACAACGCGGAGAAGCGTTTCACCCACTGA
- a CDS encoding WXG100 family type VII secretion target encodes MVDTTDPYRIRRETDDRGSGVTSGVAQTQTEAAVMAQTAAKFEQVNNNLTAMLNKLMSELSVLQTAWVGHGGRAFASVKHQYQRDLAQLNRALADTAEAIRTSGVHYDSTDSSAAGTVTKSGGGGYDLPLEN; translated from the coding sequence GTGGTCGATACGACCGATCCATACAGGATCCGGCGCGAGACAGACGACAGAGGAAGCGGGGTGACGTCCGGGGTGGCCCAGACGCAGACAGAAGCCGCGGTAATGGCGCAGACCGCCGCGAAGTTCGAACAGGTCAACAACAACTTGACCGCGATGCTGAACAAGCTCATGTCGGAGCTCTCGGTGCTCCAGACGGCGTGGGTCGGTCACGGCGGCAGGGCGTTCGCTTCGGTCAAGCACCAGTACCAGCGCGACCTGGCCCAGCTCAACCGGGCTCTGGCGGACACCGCCGAGGCGATCCGCACCTCCGGCGTCCACTACGACAGCACCGACAGCTCGGCCGCCGGCACGGTGACCAAGTCCGGTGGCGGCGGCTACGACCTGCCGCTCGAGAACTGA
- the eccE gene encoding type VII secretion protein EccE → MFGIRTGQLVSTQVAAVALLIGAVNGPLALGGAVFLAVVLLAVTWLRLRGRWAFEWLDTAMRFTGRRHLVSVSSAPTALLEFVAPGSQVDQIELAGDPAALIVDAQGMTAVLELGDPTALLAEETGSFPSPVGLLPPAGTEHPPCRIQLLLTGAPAPSLRAGGGTPANSYRQLTEGRLLGHSRSLLSVRILRAEGWTEEDLRRALSGLVRKLVRRLAPTTVRPLGEAAALRVIAELAHDDGVGAAQENWPGLQVGGMTQATFRLGRWPDLRIETSRRIVARMLALPAAATTVALGAGPRSATGTDTAVDLTIRLAAPDAAALSFATQTLRKLLAAERATVRRLDGEHLDGLTATLPLGIPAAPAVPGRASAEATRVDHLDELDLPLGNAGLMVGSNRRGEPVIARFFRPEQTRALLVGGVRCAQLMCLRAMALGARVVVQTARPQAWEPFVRGAAVPGESIAVIPPGRAVEIPPGSALHPLLVVVDIGPVGADNRPGAGWQATMVIRDDFSPADADVASRADLLLVQPLRAEEAQLVGAALGLGETAKWLTQIRPDMIGVINRRAVRWAALAQTPIEAQLIGPPARG, encoded by the coding sequence ATGTTCGGTATTCGCACCGGTCAGCTCGTCAGCACTCAGGTGGCCGCCGTGGCCTTACTGATCGGCGCGGTCAACGGCCCGCTGGCACTCGGCGGAGCGGTGTTTCTGGCAGTCGTGCTGCTGGCGGTCACATGGCTGCGACTGCGGGGCCGGTGGGCCTTCGAGTGGCTTGACACGGCGATGCGCTTCACCGGCCGTCGTCACCTCGTCTCCGTCAGCAGCGCGCCGACCGCACTGCTCGAGTTCGTCGCGCCCGGGTCGCAGGTCGACCAGATCGAGCTCGCCGGCGACCCCGCTGCGCTCATCGTCGACGCCCAGGGCATGACAGCCGTGCTCGAGCTGGGCGATCCGACGGCCCTGCTGGCCGAGGAGACCGGATCCTTCCCGTCGCCCGTCGGGCTGCTGCCACCGGCAGGCACGGAGCACCCGCCGTGCCGCATCCAGCTTCTGCTCACAGGTGCTCCCGCACCGTCACTGCGCGCGGGTGGCGGCACTCCGGCCAACTCGTACCGTCAATTGACCGAAGGCCGGCTGCTCGGCCACAGCCGATCGCTGCTGTCCGTGCGGATCCTGCGCGCCGAGGGCTGGACGGAGGAGGACCTGCGGCGTGCGCTGTCCGGGCTGGTCCGCAAGCTGGTACGCCGCCTCGCGCCCACCACGGTCCGCCCGCTCGGCGAGGCCGCGGCCCTGCGCGTGATCGCCGAGCTCGCCCACGACGACGGCGTCGGCGCCGCCCAGGAGAACTGGCCGGGGCTGCAGGTCGGCGGCATGACCCAGGCGACGTTCCGGCTGGGCCGCTGGCCCGACCTGCGGATCGAGACGTCGCGGCGCATCGTCGCGCGGATGCTGGCGCTCCCGGCAGCGGCGACGACCGTCGCGCTGGGCGCCGGGCCGCGATCCGCCACGGGTACGGACACAGCTGTCGACCTGACCATCCGCCTTGCCGCCCCGGACGCCGCCGCGCTGTCCTTCGCGACCCAGACGCTGCGCAAGCTCCTCGCCGCCGAGCGGGCCACCGTACGTCGCCTCGACGGTGAGCACCTCGACGGGCTGACCGCCACCCTCCCCCTCGGCATCCCCGCCGCCCCGGCGGTACCGGGCCGCGCAAGCGCCGAGGCCACCCGCGTCGACCACCTCGACGAGCTCGACCTGCCCCTCGGCAACGCCGGCCTGATGGTGGGCAGCAATCGCCGGGGCGAGCCGGTCATCGCGCGCTTCTTCCGCCCCGAACAGACCCGGGCGCTCCTGGTCGGCGGGGTGCGCTGCGCCCAGCTGATGTGCCTGCGAGCCATGGCCCTCGGTGCCCGCGTCGTGGTGCAGACCGCGCGCCCTCAAGCTTGGGAGCCCTTCGTACGCGGCGCCGCCGTCCCGGGCGAATCCATCGCGGTGATCCCACCGGGCCGCGCGGTCGAGATCCCTCCGGGATCGGCCCTGCACCCTCTGCTCGTCGTGGTGGACATCGGCCCGGTCGGCGCCGACAACCGCCCCGGCGCCGGCTGGCAGGCCACCATGGTCATCCGAGACGACTTCAGCCCCGCGGACGCGGACGTGGCCTCCCGAGCAGACCTCCTCCTGGTCCAGCCGCTGCGCGCAGAAGAGGCCCAGCTCGTCGGCGCGGCCCTGGGCCTGGGCGAAACAGCCAAGTGGCTCACCCAGATCCGCCCGGACATGATCGGCGTCATCAACCGCCGGGCGGTCCGCTGGGCGGCGCTGGCCCAGACCCCCATCGAGGCCCAGCTCATCGGCCCACCGGCCCGCGGCTGA
- a CDS encoding phage holin family protein, with protein sequence MGIIIRLAITAVSLWIATLVIDGIRLTTDSAPGKAGTLVAVAVIFGIVNAVLRPIIKTIGCGLYVLTLGLISLIVNGLLFLLASWIAGQFDLPFHVDDFWPSAVLGALLVGIVSWLLNMLVPDGDDD encoded by the coding sequence ATGGGCATCATCATCCGGCTGGCGATCACCGCGGTCTCGCTGTGGATCGCCACTCTGGTCATCGACGGGATCCGGCTCACGACCGATTCGGCGCCGGGTAAGGCCGGCACGCTGGTCGCTGTGGCCGTCATCTTCGGGATCGTCAACGCCGTGCTGCGGCCGATCATCAAGACGATCGGCTGCGGGCTGTACGTGCTGACGCTCGGCCTCATCTCGCTGATCGTCAACGGCCTGCTGTTCCTGCTGGCGAGCTGGATCGCGGGGCAGTTCGACCTGCCGTTCCACGTCGACGACTTCTGGCCGAGCGCGGTACTCGGCGCCCTCCTCGTCGGCATCGTCAGCTGGCTGCTCAACATGCTCGTCCCCGACGGCGACGACGACTGA
- the rarD gene encoding EamA family transporter RarD produces the protein MGEERRGYLYGLAAYAMWGFFPIYFKLLKPSPPLEILAHRIIWSVLFISLLLAAMRNWRFLGRLIRDRRLLGGVSLAGVLIGVNWATYIVGVNSSRVVETALGYFITPLVVVLLGVTVQRERLRRWQWAAVGIGGLAVGVLTVDYGHLPYIALLLAASFGSYSLVKKRLSLPPAEGLFVESAVLALPALAYLGWLNAAGRAEFGHVSAAHTVLMVLAGVATAVPLLLFAASANRVPLVGLGILQYVAPILQLACGVLLFHEPMPPARLAGFGLVWIALIIFTVDGIRGARIRARNGAKRTGTDPAAATAEPASALPPR, from the coding sequence ATGGGTGAGGAACGGCGTGGGTATCTGTACGGGCTGGCCGCGTACGCGATGTGGGGCTTCTTCCCCATCTACTTCAAGCTGCTCAAGCCCTCTCCCCCGCTCGAGATCCTCGCGCACCGCATCATCTGGTCCGTGCTGTTCATCAGCCTCCTGCTCGCCGCGATGCGGAACTGGCGCTTCCTCGGCCGGCTGATCCGCGACCGCCGACTCCTCGGCGGCGTCTCGCTGGCCGGCGTGCTGATCGGCGTGAACTGGGCGACCTACATCGTCGGCGTCAACTCGTCCCGGGTCGTCGAGACCGCGCTCGGGTACTTCATCACGCCGCTGGTCGTCGTGCTGCTCGGTGTGACGGTCCAGCGTGAGCGGCTGCGGCGGTGGCAGTGGGCGGCCGTCGGGATCGGTGGCCTGGCCGTGGGCGTGCTGACCGTCGACTACGGGCACCTGCCGTACATCGCTCTGCTGCTGGCTGCGAGCTTCGGGTCGTACAGTCTGGTCAAGAAGCGGTTGTCGCTGCCGCCCGCCGAGGGGCTGTTCGTCGAGTCGGCCGTGCTGGCCCTGCCCGCGCTGGCCTACCTGGGCTGGTTGAACGCGGCCGGCAGGGCCGAGTTCGGGCATGTGTCGGCGGCGCACACCGTGCTCATGGTGCTGGCGGGCGTGGCGACCGCCGTACCGTTGCTGCTCTTCGCCGCATCGGCCAACCGGGTGCCGCTCGTCGGTCTCGGCATTCTTCAGTACGTGGCGCCGATTCTGCAGCTGGCGTGTGGTGTGCTGCTGTTCCACGAGCCGATGCCCCCGGCGCGGCTCGCCGGGTTCGGCCTGGTGTGGATCGCGCTGATCATCTTCACCGTCGACGGGATCCGGGGGGCGCGGATCAGGGCCCGGAACGGCGCGAAGCGGACGGGGACCGACCCCGCGGCCGCCACCGCGGAGCCGGCCTCCGCCCTGCCGCCACGCTGA
- a CDS encoding anti-sigma factor family protein: MRCDHEHDDGAYVLGALSPAERAAYERHLATCSFCREAVADIAVLPGLLGRLDPADFERLLEPDFAAGQRPQHRRPAMPDLVTAAQTTRREERKRLRWRVLGTALAAACLALVAGIGAVFWMGRGGAPDPAIPGPAVAMTPDNGQVPVSAQISLAGAPGGTKVNLLCAYNRGNENSEPYTIRLMAYGPDRESEQLGSWIASPGKEFSMSGVTHFTDGMLSRLALVRNDGRTLLAYDVP; the protein is encoded by the coding sequence ATGAGGTGCGACCACGAACACGACGACGGCGCGTACGTCCTCGGCGCCCTGTCACCGGCCGAGCGGGCCGCGTACGAACGGCACCTCGCGACCTGCTCCTTCTGCCGCGAGGCGGTCGCCGACATCGCGGTGCTCCCCGGCCTGCTGGGCCGCCTCGACCCGGCCGACTTCGAGCGGCTGCTGGAACCGGACTTCGCCGCCGGGCAACGTCCGCAGCACCGCCGCCCCGCGATGCCGGACCTGGTCACGGCGGCCCAGACGACCCGCCGCGAGGAACGCAAACGGCTGCGCTGGCGCGTGCTCGGCACGGCCCTCGCCGCGGCCTGCCTCGCGCTGGTCGCCGGCATCGGCGCGGTCTTCTGGATGGGCCGCGGCGGCGCCCCCGATCCCGCGATCCCGGGCCCGGCCGTCGCGATGACCCCCGACAACGGGCAGGTGCCCGTCTCCGCGCAGATCTCCCTCGCCGGGGCGCCGGGCGGCACCAAGGTCAACCTGCTGTGCGCGTACAACCGGGGGAACGAGAACTCCGAGCCGTACACGATCCGGCTGATGGCGTACGGGCCCGACCGCGAGAGCGAGCAGCTCGGCTCCTGGATCGCCTCGCCGGGCAAGGAGTTCAGCATGTCCGGCGTCACGCACTTCACCGACGGGATGCTGTCCCGGCTGGCGCTCGTGCGCAACGACGGGCGGACGCTGCTCGCGTACGACGTCCCCTGA
- a CDS encoding sigma-70 family RNA polymerase sigma factor — protein sequence MDQDAELLRALQDEHGDALFAHAVRLSGGDRQRAEDLVQETLLRAWRHPESLDLERGTVRSWLFTTARNLAIDAWRRRSVRVGEVVTDMIPEPPPSADEADRAVEAWTVAEALGRLSRSHREVLVECFYQGRSVAEAAARLGVPPGTVKSRTHYALRSLRMALDEMGVTG from the coding sequence ATGGATCAGGACGCCGAGCTGCTGCGCGCGTTGCAGGACGAGCACGGGGATGCCCTGTTCGCGCACGCCGTACGCCTCTCCGGGGGCGACCGCCAGCGGGCCGAGGACCTCGTGCAGGAAACCCTGCTGCGGGCCTGGCGACATCCGGAGTCGCTGGACCTCGAGCGGGGCACGGTGCGGTCATGGCTGTTCACCACCGCGCGCAACCTGGCGATCGACGCCTGGCGGCGGCGGTCGGTACGGGTCGGCGAGGTGGTCACGGACATGATTCCCGAGCCTCCGCCCAGTGCGGACGAGGCGGACCGGGCGGTGGAGGCCTGGACGGTCGCGGAAGCGCTGGGGCGGCTGTCCCGGAGCCATCGCGAGGTCCTGGTCGAATGCTTCTACCAGGGTCGCTCGGTCGCCGAGGCGGCCGCCCGGCTCGGCGTCCCGCCGGGCACGGTCAAGTCACGTACGCATTACGCCCTGCGCTCACTGCGCATGGCCCTGGACGAGATGGGGGTGACGGGATGA
- a CDS encoding IclR family transcriptional regulator has product MRDPLAEPSDLIRSVSRALRVLESVGRAPRGLTVKQIARRCELTVATTYHLVRTLAYEGYVIRREDGTYIVGLEIADRYRELVSAFRGPPSVGEALRRAAVETGYSHYLGRFVGGRIAVTASAEGARSPFMDDMVPGFDEGGHATALGKALLATLTADQRARYLRDWGMRAFTPATLTTPEALEADLAAGERRGMQLEMGQFRQGLACAAVNVITDRDMERRLVLACALPAAEMLTSARVVRAKLTSAARSVAEALSTGDAATA; this is encoded by the coding sequence GTGCGCGACCCCCTGGCGGAGCCGTCAGATCTCATCCGGAGCGTGTCACGTGCCCTGCGCGTGCTCGAGTCGGTAGGTCGGGCCCCGCGCGGACTCACCGTGAAACAGATCGCTCGACGGTGCGAGCTCACTGTCGCCACGACGTATCACCTTGTCCGCACTCTGGCGTACGAGGGATACGTGATCAGGCGGGAGGACGGCACGTACATCGTCGGCCTCGAGATCGCGGACCGGTACCGCGAGCTGGTCTCGGCGTTCCGCGGCCCGCCGTCCGTCGGTGAGGCGCTGCGCCGGGCCGCCGTCGAGACGGGGTACAGCCACTACCTCGGCCGGTTCGTCGGTGGCCGGATAGCCGTCACCGCCTCCGCCGAGGGCGCGCGCTCGCCGTTCATGGACGACATGGTCCCCGGCTTCGACGAGGGCGGCCACGCCACCGCCCTCGGCAAGGCCCTGCTCGCCACGCTCACCGCCGACCAGCGCGCCCGCTACCTGCGCGACTGGGGCATGCGCGCGTTCACGCCCGCCACGCTGACCACCCCGGAGGCGCTCGAGGCCGACCTGGCCGCCGGGGAACGCCGCGGCATGCAGCTCGAGATGGGCCAGTTCCGCCAGGGCCTCGCCTGCGCGGCGGTCAACGTCATCACTGACCGCGACATGGAACGCCGGCTCGTCCTCGCCTGCGCCCTGCCGGCCGCCGAGATGCTCACGTCCGCACGGGTGGTCCGCGCCAAGCTGACCTCGGCCGCCCGCAGCGTGGCGGAGGCGCTGTCCACGGGTGACGCCGCCACTGCCTGA